The Acidobacteriota bacterium genome contains the following window.
AGACATTGGTCCTCCTGATTGCGAAGTTTACAGTGAATAATAATCGCTGGTTTGCTTGAATAATATATTGCAACAAAGCATGAATTCAAGGAGTTTTCATCTGGAGATCAAACGCTTAAAACCTTTTACATTATAGCACTTCTCCATAAAAAGGGAAGCTGCCAATAAAAATAGTTCCCTTCCGGGTGGAATGGGCTTAACATTATAGGAGAAGCAGAACTGCCGTTGGAAGGATGGCAATGCCGGAGGTAACTTATGAAGAACAAGGACGTCGCGGCCATCTTCGACAGGATCGCCGACATCCTTGAGTTCAAGAGCGAGAACCCTTTCAAGATCCGCGCTTACAGGAAGGTGGCAAGGATCATCGCCGATCTGAGTCAGGATATCGAGAAGATCAATGAAGAGGGAAAGCTCAAAGAGATTCCTGGAGTTGGTGAGGGAATCGCGAAGAAGATCAAGGAATACATCGACACGGGGAGGATGAAAAAGTATGAAGAGGTGAAAGCCGGGATTCCTGATGAGCTCATCGCGATGCTGGCCATTCCATCGCTGGGACCGAAATCGCTCGCGCTGATCCACAGTGAGCTCAAAGTTAGAAACATAGGTGAATTGAAGAAGGCGATCGAGGACGGAAGAGTCGCAGGATTGAAAGGATTCGGCGAGAAGAAAGCATCCAATATCCTGAAAGGGATCGCTCTTCACATTGGCGGGATGGAGAGGATGCCGCTCGGCATCGCATCACCTATCGCCGAGGCAATCATCACCACCCTCAGGAAAAACAGGAATATCAGTGCCATCGAACCTGCAGGTTCTCTCAGGCGCAGCTGCGAGACGGTCGGCGATATCGACATTCTGGCGGCAGGGAAGAACGGGAAGGAGATCATCAATGCATTTGTTCACCTTCCGCAGGTGAGGGAAGTCCTGGCAGCAGGCGAGACAAAGGGTAGCATCAGAGTGGAGGAGGGAAAACAAGTTGACCTGAGAGTCGTCGACGAAGAGTCGTTCGGCTCCGCGCTCCAGTATTTTACCGGTTCCAAGAACCACAACATCAAACTCAGGGAAATCGCCAAAGAGAAAGGGTACAAACTCAGCGAGTACGGGATATTCAGAAATGATGATAAAGTTGCTGGAAAGACGGAGAGAGAAGTCTATGAAAAGCTGGGAATGAAGTGGATACCCCCTGAGTTACGCGAGGATGCAGGCGAGATAGAAGCGGCGATCAAGGACAGACTGCCTGAGCTAGTAAAACGTGAAGATATCAGGGGAGATCTACATGTACATACGGAATGGAGCGATGGCACACTCTCTCTGGAAGTGATCGCCTCCATTGCTGGAAAAATGAAGTATGAATACGTCGTCATTGCCGATCATTCCAGATCCCTGAGGGTGGCCGGAGGTTTGAGCGTTGATGATCTCTACAGACAGATGGAGGAGATCGACAGGATCAATAAAAAATTGAAAGCATTGAGGATCCTTAAGGGGGCTGAAGTTGACATACTCTCGAGAGGATCGACTCGAAAAAGTCCTGGAAAGCTGGATTATCCGGATGACCTTCTGAAAAGACTGGATATAGTTATTGCGGCGATCCACACTGGCTTTACACAGTCTGAGGATGAAATAACGGGGAGGATCATTTCAGCCATGGCAAATCCTCATGTTGACATCATAGCTCATCCCACTGGAAGGCTCATAGGAGAAAGGGAAGCGTACAGGGTCAACATGGAAAAGGTCATGAAGGCGGCAGCAGAGCATGGAAAGGCACTCGAGATCAACGGTTATTATCTGCGGCTGGACCTTAACCATATTCACTGCAGGATGGCGAGAGATATGGGGGTCAAGGTTGCCATCGGAACCGACGCGCATAGTGAAGACCACTTCATCTGGATGAAGTATGGGATTGCGATGGCGCGAAGAGGCTGGCTTACGAGATCTGATGTCATCAACACCATGCACCTTAAAGACCTCTTGAAATGGCTTAAGCACTAACAGGGAGGAATGATGATCACCGGAATCATTCTTGCCGGCGGCAAGAGCAGAAGAATGGGACGCGACAAGGGGCTCATGGAGCTTGGCGGCAGGAAGATCGTGGAGCGCATTATAGATGCCCTTATTCCTTCTGTTTCAGAGATACTCATCATCACAGACAGAACGGATGATTACAGCTTCCTGAATCATCCCATTCTTGAAGACCTCCATAAGGGCAAGGGACCGCTCGCAGGGATATACACAGGGCTTCTCAACAGCAGGACTGATGGAAATTTCATAGCCGGGTGCGACTACCCTCTGCTGGAACCGGACTTTGTCAGAAGGGTCATTGAGATCTTCGAGCATTCCTTATCATCCGAGGGTTTCGAGATATTGATTCCTGAAGTTGACGGAAAGATCCATCCACTCTGCAGCATTTACAGAAGACGCTGCCTGGCTTCGATCAAGGACAATCTGCAAAGAGGCGATCTTAGAGTACAGTCTCTTTGTAGAAAGGCAAAGACCCATTTCATAAAAGGATCAGAGCTTGCCGGATTAGACATCGAGAGGAATCTCTTCAATCTGAACAGGCCAGAAGAACTTGCAAAGCTCATGGAACTGCTGTAATCTTAATTTTCCTTGAGAGGTCACTGCAGTGAAATGAATGATGCTGAAAAATAAAGAGACAACCAGACAATTCAGTGGGAAAGTTATGAAGACTTGTTCTGAGGTAAGGATGGTAGACGTTGGTGGGAAAGGATTAACAGAAAGGATTGCAATGGCAAGAGGGAGGGTTCAGCTTGGTCGAAAAGTATTCAGGCTATTGATGCAGGGGCAACTTCCAAAAGGAGACGTCCTGGCCGTCGCAAAGATCGCAGGAATTCAGGGAGCCAAGAAAACATCAGAGATAATTCCGCTATGTCATCCTCTCTCCATCGATAGAATCGATGTTAGATTCCATCCAGACCCTGAGAAAAATGAAATTGCCGTGGAGGCAGAAGTCAAGGCAATGGAGAGAACTGGTGTCGAGATGGAAGCTCTAATGGTAGTAGCATCTGCATCACTGACAATCTACGACATGTGTAAGGGGATTGATAAATCGATCGTCATTTCAGACATCAGGCTCGTCTCGAAAAGGGGTGGAAAGAGTGGCGATTATCATCTCGACTAGTCGCGGCATTCTGCCGAGGCTCATGGAAATGTCAGGCAGGATACCCAACCTATTAGCAAGATAAATCAGGTGTTGGATGGCCGAGAGGTATGACATAGTGATCATCGGAGCCGGGCCGGCAGGGTATGTCGGTGCCATAAGGGCTGCACAACTCGGAGCAAAGGTCGTAATATTCGAAAAAGGGGAGCTGGGTGGGGTCTGCATGAATGTGGGGTGCATCCCGACAAAGACACTCGTGGCATCAGCGGAGATCCTCTCAAAGATCAAGCGATCTTCGGAATTCGGGATCGATGTCGGCGGCGAAGTCAAACTGAATTTCGAAGCCATGGTGAAACGCGTACGAAGGGTCGTTGAGATCAATAGAGGAGGAATCAGGTCTCTTCTCGAGAAGAACAGGATAAATCTTGTCGAAGGGGAAGCAACAATAGTGGGAAAGCGAAAGATCAGAGTTAGAAGAAAAGATTCATTGACGGTGGGTCCTGCAGAGGAGATCTTCGAAAGTGAGAGAATCCTGATCGCCACTGGATCTAAGCCGATGGATTTTGCCGCTTTCCCCTTTGATGGCAAAGCGGTTCTTTCGAGCGACGATTTCTTCAGTATGAGCCAGGTTCCGGATTCCATCCTCATCATAGGCGCAGGAGCAATCGGATGTGAATTCGCCTTCATTCTCTCCGAATTCGGTTGCAGGATCACAATCGTCGAGATGATGGAGAGAGCCCTACCTCATGAAGATTCTGAGATTTCAAAGGTACTGGAACGGGAGATGAAGAAGAGAAAGATAGCTCTCAAAACGGCGGCGAAAGTTGAAGGGATAGAGAAAGAAAAAGATGGCAGAATTGCAGCAATATTTTCCGACGGGAGCAGGATGGTATCCGAGAAGATCCTCGTCTCCATAGGGCGGGAGTTCAACTCGAAGGGGATCGGACTTGAAAATCTCAATATTAAGATTAGGGATAATGGGTCGGTCGTCGTCGGCGAGGGATTTGAGACAAGCGTTCCCGGCATCTATGCGGCGGGCGACATCATCGGAAAGCTGATGCTTGCGCACGTTGCCTCGGCAGAGGCGATTGCTGCAGTTGAGAACTCACTCGGTAAAAATTCCACGCTTGAGTATGAAAGCATCCCCTGGGGGATCTTCACATCGCCCGAGATCGGTAGAGTGGGATTGACTGAAGAAGAAGCGCTTAAGCGGGGTATTGAAACAAAGACGGGACGGTTCAACTTCAGGGTGCTCGGGAAGGCGCATGCCATGGGAGAGATCGAAGGTTTCGTGAAGATCATCGCTGATGGAAAAGATGACAGGGTCATTGGCGTTCATATCATCGGTCCGCATGCTACTGATCTCATCCACGAAGCGGCTCTTGCTGTCCGGTGGAAGATGACAGCATCGCAGGTCGCCTCGCTCATTCACACTCATCCAACGCTTAGTGAAGCCGTCATGGAAGCCGCGCACGACGTCCATGGCATAGCCATCCACAACCCTCCCGGATAGCGGAATGCTCCGGTTATCTGTCATTGATGTGAACGGGTCAGGAATCCGGCCTGACATGAATGGATGATGAAGGATAGTGCAAGTATTAAGAAATCGATCGAGATATGGTAAGAACAATCACGCAGAATAAAATCAGGAAGCAGAGAGGGCTGGTCGTTGTTTTCACAGGAGATGGAAAGGGGAAGACGAGTGCGGCGCTTGGAATCGCGCTGAGGGGAAGCGGCCACCGTATGAAGACCTGCATGATCAAATTCATCAAAGGAACGGTTCCCTCTGGAGAAGACGATGCTGTCAAGCGGATCCCTGAGATCAAAATGCTCAATGCGGGAAAGGGGTTTTACAGGATCCTGGGGGATAGATTCTCTGTAGACATTCATAAACAGGCAGCACGGGAAGGTTTAAAACTCGCTTCAAAGGCCATCAAATCGCTTAGATACGACATCGTGATCCTGGATGAAATCAACGTTGCCGTTCACCTAGGTCTCATCCCTTTTTCTGAAGTGAAAAGATTGATCGAGTTAAAGCCGTCATCTCTCCATCTGATTCTCACCGGAAGGAATGCCAGAAAAGCTCTGATCAATCTTGCCGACATGGTCACAGAGATGAAGGAGATCAAGCATCCATTCAAGAAGAAAATTTCAGCAGCGAGGGGGATAGATTTTTGAGCAGTTCTTTCCTTCGCGGCATTCTCCCTTGTGAATGGGCGTGACCTTTAAAACTCCCCATCCCTCGAAATATCCCAGAAACAGACATATTGGGGATGTCTTGCCACCCCCTTTTGAGAATCCTGAAACCGACACAATTTTCATGAGGCCAATGAGTTTAGCAGCATGTTTTGCCAGATTCCATCCTCGGAACCATCAATATTCTTGATTGATCCTGCATGACATCTAAGAATCTTGACTAAAATCCTCAGGGATATATATTTGAAAATGGTTCATCTTTGGAGGTAAACATGTTAAGAAGAATGATCGTTTCTTTTCTCTTTTCCATGATACTCTTTTCCTTATCTCCGGTGGCAGGAGCGGGAGTGGATGTCGATTTTAATCTTGGTGTAACGGCCAGCAATGATGACCTGTTCCTCAGGATCAACGCGAACTTTTTCGACCGGGACCCTGATTTTGTCGTCAGGCTGGCAAAGAGGTTGCCCGTGCCGGACATTGATCTGCCCATTGTCCTCTTCCTTGCCCACCACTCAGGTAGGAATCTCGACCTCATCATCGACATGCATAAGAAAGGGCTTTCCTGGTGGGACGTATCTCTCAGGCTGGGCATCCCGGTCAGGATCTATTTCATGGACTTTCCCTTTGATCCCGGCCCCCCTTATGGCAAAGCCTATGGATACTGGAAGAAACATAGAAGGAATCCAAAATACAGGATCCTTCTCTCAGATCGAGAGCTGTACGATCTGGTCACGCTGCAGGTTGCATGCAAATACTACGGGCTGCCTCCGCGTGATGTTATACAGTTGAGACAGGCTGGGAAGGATTTCAAGATCATCCTGGCAGAAGAATACAAGCACAGACACATCTATCAGAAGGAGAAGGCGAAGGAGCATCGCGAGAAGGAAAAAGAAAAGCACGGTAAAAAGAAATAGGAACCACAGGCGGATAGTATCAGTGGTTAACATGAAGCCGGCATCCATGCCGGCTTTTTCATTATAGCAGGAGTACTCGTTGACAAAAGCAGGGGCATGAAATAATATCTCCGTCTCATTTTTCATAATAATGAGATTAGCGGAGTATGCAGTGGTTCATGGAAAGCCTTACGAGTCGATACTGGATCTGATCGGAAACACTCCGATACTGCATCTGAACAACCTGAAGAGGCCGGGAGAAGGAGATGTCTATGCCAAGATCGAATTCATGAATCCAGGTGGGAGCGTGAAGGACAGGGCTGCTCTAGGCTTGATCCTGGATGCCGAGAAGAAAGGCCTGCTCAGCAAAGGTTCGACGATCATCGAGCCAACGGCGGGAAATACGGGGATAGGACTTGCACTCATCGGAGTGTTGAGAGGATACAGGGTCATAATCGTCATGCCAGAAAAATTTAGCAAAGAGAAGAGAATCCTCTGTCAGGCTCTAGGCGCCGAGCTTGTCCTGACACCCACAGAAGAGGCTATGGAAGGGGCCATCAGTAAGGCGAAGGAACTTGCTGTGCAGATCCCGAACTCTTACGTCCCGCAGCAGTTCGAGAATCCGGCCAATCCAAGCATACACTACCATACGACCGGAAGGGAGATCTTCGAGCAGATGGGGGGCAATGTGGATGCTGTCGTAATCGGTGCTGGAACAGGTGGTACATTGACCGGCGTTGGCCGATACATGAAGGAACGGGTAAGAGATGTCATAGTCTATCTTGTAGAACCAGAAGGCTCCATATTTGGCGGCGGGAAACCGGGTCCCCATCGTGTAGAAGGAATCGGAAGCGAATTCATTCCGGGCACTCTCGACATGAACCTCGTCGATCATGTCATTACCGTCACTGATATAGACGCTTTCGATATGGTACGCCAGCTTGCCCAGAAAGAAGGTCTGCTTGTGGGAAGCTCATCTGGCGCCAATGTCTGGGCAGCACTGAAGGTAGCAGGAGAACTCCGAAAGGGGAAGATTGTAGTCACCGTTCTCCCCGATGGGAGCGAGCGTTACATGAGCAAGGATATCTTCGATTTAGAGAAATAGTGTAACTTTCGTGTCATTGCGAACGGAGGGGGACAATCATGCAAGGATGCCTGATCATCTGGAGGCAGTGACGAAGCAAGCATGGAGCGAATCATGGGAATCAACACTGATTGTATTCATG
Protein-coding sequences here:
- the moaC gene encoding cyclic pyranopterin monophosphate synthase MoaC, with the protein product MKTCSEVRMVDVGGKGLTERIAMARGRVQLGRKVFRLLMQGQLPKGDVLAVAKIAGIQGAKKTSEIIPLCHPLSIDRIDVRFHPDPEKNEIAVEAEVKAMERTGVEMEALMVVASASLTIYDMCKGIDKSIVISDIRLVSKRGGKSGDYHLD
- a CDS encoding molybdenum cofactor guanylyltransferase; the encoded protein is MMITGIILAGGKSRRMGRDKGLMELGGRKIVERIIDALIPSVSEILIITDRTDDYSFLNHPILEDLHKGKGPLAGIYTGLLNSRTDGNFIAGCDYPLLEPDFVRRVIEIFEHSLSSEGFEILIPEVDGKIHPLCSIYRRRCLASIKDNLQRGDLRVQSLCRKAKTHFIKGSELAGLDIERNLFNLNRPEELAKLMELL
- the lpdA gene encoding dihydrolipoyl dehydrogenase; protein product: MAERYDIVIIGAGPAGYVGAIRAAQLGAKVVIFEKGELGGVCMNVGCIPTKTLVASAEILSKIKRSSEFGIDVGGEVKLNFEAMVKRVRRVVEINRGGIRSLLEKNRINLVEGEATIVGKRKIRVRRKDSLTVGPAEEIFESERILIATGSKPMDFAAFPFDGKAVLSSDDFFSMSQVPDSILIIGAGAIGCEFAFILSEFGCRITIVEMMERALPHEDSEISKVLEREMKKRKIALKTAAKVEGIEKEKDGRIAAIFSDGSRMVSEKILVSIGREFNSKGIGLENLNIKIRDNGSVVVGEGFETSVPGIYAAGDIIGKLMLAHVASAEAIAAVENSLGKNSTLEYESIPWGIFTSPEIGRVGLTEEEALKRGIETKTGRFNFRVLGKAHAMGEIEGFVKIIADGKDDRVIGVHIIGPHATDLIHEAALAVRWKMTASQVASLIHTHPTLSEAVMEAAHDVHGIAIHNPPG
- the cobO gene encoding cob(I)yrinic acid a,c-diamide adenosyltransferase is translated as MVRTITQNKIRKQRGLVVVFTGDGKGKTSAALGIALRGSGHRMKTCMIKFIKGTVPSGEDDAVKRIPEIKMLNAGKGFYRILGDRFSVDIHKQAAREGLKLASKAIKSLRYDIVILDEINVAVHLGLIPFSEVKRLIELKPSSLHLILTGRNARKALINLADMVTEMKEIKHPFKKKISAARGIDF
- the polX gene encoding DNA polymerase/3'-5' exonuclease PolX; this translates as MKNKDVAAIFDRIADILEFKSENPFKIRAYRKVARIIADLSQDIEKINEEGKLKEIPGVGEGIAKKIKEYIDTGRMKKYEEVKAGIPDELIAMLAIPSLGPKSLALIHSELKVRNIGELKKAIEDGRVAGLKGFGEKKASNILKGIALHIGGMERMPLGIASPIAEAIITTLRKNRNISAIEPAGSLRRSCETVGDIDILAAGKNGKEIINAFVHLPQVREVLAAGETKGSIRVEEGKQVDLRVVDEESFGSALQYFTGSKNHNIKLREIAKEKGYKLSEYGIFRNDDKVAGKTEREVYEKLGMKWIPPELREDAGEIEAAIKDRLPELVKREDIRGDLHVHTEWSDGTLSLEVIASIAGKMKYEYVVIADHSRSLRVAGGLSVDDLYRQMEEIDRINKKLKALRILKGAEVDILSRGSTRKSPGKLDYPDDLLKRLDIVIAAIHTGFTQSEDEITGRIISAMANPHVDIIAHPTGRLIGEREAYRVNMEKVMKAAAEHGKALEINGYYLRLDLNHIHCRMARDMGVKVAIGTDAHSEDHFIWMKYGIAMARRGWLTRSDVINTMHLKDLLKWLKH
- the cysK gene encoding cysteine synthase A; this translates as MRLAEYAVVHGKPYESILDLIGNTPILHLNNLKRPGEGDVYAKIEFMNPGGSVKDRAALGLILDAEKKGLLSKGSTIIEPTAGNTGIGLALIGVLRGYRVIIVMPEKFSKEKRILCQALGAELVLTPTEEAMEGAISKAKELAVQIPNSYVPQQFENPANPSIHYHTTGREIFEQMGGNVDAVVIGAGTGGTLTGVGRYMKERVRDVIVYLVEPEGSIFGGGKPGPHRVEGIGSEFIPGTLDMNLVDHVITVTDIDAFDMVRQLAQKEGLLVGSSSGANVWAALKVAGELRKGKIVVTVLPDGSERYMSKDIFDLEK